The Apium graveolens cultivar Ventura chromosome 6, ASM990537v1, whole genome shotgun sequence genome contains a region encoding:
- the LOC141667750 gene encoding triacylglycerol lipase 1-like isoform X1 — translation MSPVTFLAVVLCTVILFPKLTYAGELAGISKTCQSRSTGTTSLCSHLIEPSGYPCSEHSTKTKDGYLLGLQRVSSSIGKLRGAKGPPVLLLHGLFMGGDSWFLNSPDESLGFVLADQGFDVWVGNVRGTHWSHGHVTLSVEDKDFWDWSWQELALFDLAEMIRYVNAITNSKVFVVGHSQGTIMSLAAFTQPEIVKMVAAAALLCPISYLDHITTPFVRDMVFMHLDGIMVDLGFHQLNFKSDFGTRMMDMMCDSNVDCGDLLASITGKNCCFNSSRVEYYLDNEPHPSSAKNLQHLFQMIRKGTFAKYDYGLIKNLKIYGQLKAPNFDLSHIPASLPIWMGYGGNDALADMKDVQRTIKELQSNPDMLYLENYGHIDFLLSIYAKRDVYDNMISFFRSYGNHGSASS, via the exons ATGTCTCCGGTGACTTTTCTGGCGGTGGTTCTCTGTACCGTTATTCTCTTTCCAAAACTTACATACGCCGGCGAATTGGCCGGAATTTCAAAAACTTGCCAGAGCCGATCGACGGGGACCACTAGTTTATGTTCTCATCTCATCGAACCTTCCGGTTACCCTTGCTCCGAACATTCC ACTAAAACAAAGGATGGATATTTGTTGGGTCTTCAGAGAGTGTCATCTAGTATTGGAAAATTAAGAGGGGCTAAAGGTCCTCCGGTTCTGCTTCTACACGGGCTCTTTATG GGTGGTGATTCTTGGTTCCTGAATTCCCCGGATGAATCATTAGGCTTCGTTCTTGCTGATCAAGGTTTTGATGTTTGGGTTGGAAACGTTCGAGGGACTCACTGGAGTCATGGTCATGTAACTTTATCAGTGGAAGATAAG GATTTCTGGGACTGGAGTTGGCAGGAATTGGCACTTTTCGATCTTGCTGAGATGATTCGTTATGTGAATGCTATAACAAATTCCAAAGTATTTGTCGTTGGACATTCGCAG GGAACAATTATGTCTTTAGCTGCCTTTACTCAGCCGGAGATAGTAAAAATGGTTGCAGCTGCTGCCCTTCTATGTCCTATATCATATCTAGATCATATCACTACTCCTTTTGTTCGTGATATGGTCTTTATGCATCTTGATGGG ATTATGGTTGATCTAGGATTTCATCAACTTAATTTTAAAAG TGATTTTGGCACTAGAATGATGGATATGATGTGCGACTCAAATGTCGACTGCGGTGACTTGCTGGCTTCCATCACTG GGAAGAACTGCTGCTTTAACAGTTCTCGGGTGGAATACTATCTTGATAATGAACCTCACCCGTCATCAGCAAAGAATTTGCAGCATCTTTTTCAGA TGATACGTAAAGGTACTTTTGCGAAATATGACTATGGATTGATTAAGAACTTGAAGATTTACGGTCAACTAAAAGCCCCGAATTTTGATTTAAGTCATATTCCTGCTTCACTTCCAATTTGGATGGGCTACGGAGGAAACGATGCTTTAGCTGACATGAAGGATGTGCAGCGCACTATCAAGGAATTGCAGTCGAACCCAGATATGCTTTACTTGGAAAATTATGGTCACATTGACTTTCTCTTAAGTATATATGCAAAGAGAGATGTTTATGACAACATGATCTCATTTTTCAGGTCATATGGAAACCATGGTAGTGCAAGTTCTTAA
- the LOC141667750 gene encoding triacylglycerol lipase 1-like isoform X2, protein MSPVTFLAVVLCTVILFPKLTYAGELAGISKTCQSRSTGTTSLCSHLIEPSGYPCSEHSTKTKDGYLLGLQRVSSSIGKLRGAKGPPVLLLHGLFMDFWDWSWQELALFDLAEMIRYVNAITNSKVFVVGHSQGTIMSLAAFTQPEIVKMVAAAALLCPISYLDHITTPFVRDMVFMHLDGIMVDLGFHQLNFKSDFGTRMMDMMCDSNVDCGDLLASITGKNCCFNSSRVEYYLDNEPHPSSAKNLQHLFQMIRKGTFAKYDYGLIKNLKIYGQLKAPNFDLSHIPASLPIWMGYGGNDALADMKDVQRTIKELQSNPDMLYLENYGHIDFLLSIYAKRDVYDNMISFFRSYGNHGSASS, encoded by the exons ATGTCTCCGGTGACTTTTCTGGCGGTGGTTCTCTGTACCGTTATTCTCTTTCCAAAACTTACATACGCCGGCGAATTGGCCGGAATTTCAAAAACTTGCCAGAGCCGATCGACGGGGACCACTAGTTTATGTTCTCATCTCATCGAACCTTCCGGTTACCCTTGCTCCGAACATTCC ACTAAAACAAAGGATGGATATTTGTTGGGTCTTCAGAGAGTGTCATCTAGTATTGGAAAATTAAGAGGGGCTAAAGGTCCTCCGGTTCTGCTTCTACACGGGCTCTTTATG GATTTCTGGGACTGGAGTTGGCAGGAATTGGCACTTTTCGATCTTGCTGAGATGATTCGTTATGTGAATGCTATAACAAATTCCAAAGTATTTGTCGTTGGACATTCGCAG GGAACAATTATGTCTTTAGCTGCCTTTACTCAGCCGGAGATAGTAAAAATGGTTGCAGCTGCTGCCCTTCTATGTCCTATATCATATCTAGATCATATCACTACTCCTTTTGTTCGTGATATGGTCTTTATGCATCTTGATGGG ATTATGGTTGATCTAGGATTTCATCAACTTAATTTTAAAAG TGATTTTGGCACTAGAATGATGGATATGATGTGCGACTCAAATGTCGACTGCGGTGACTTGCTGGCTTCCATCACTG GGAAGAACTGCTGCTTTAACAGTTCTCGGGTGGAATACTATCTTGATAATGAACCTCACCCGTCATCAGCAAAGAATTTGCAGCATCTTTTTCAGA TGATACGTAAAGGTACTTTTGCGAAATATGACTATGGATTGATTAAGAACTTGAAGATTTACGGTCAACTAAAAGCCCCGAATTTTGATTTAAGTCATATTCCTGCTTCACTTCCAATTTGGATGGGCTACGGAGGAAACGATGCTTTAGCTGACATGAAGGATGTGCAGCGCACTATCAAGGAATTGCAGTCGAACCCAGATATGCTTTACTTGGAAAATTATGGTCACATTGACTTTCTCTTAAGTATATATGCAAAGAGAGATGTTTATGACAACATGATCTCATTTTTCAGGTCATATGGAAACCATGGTAGTGCAAGTTCTTAA